CCGATCACCTCCCTGAGTCAGGGACAGAGAATCCATGAGTCCTGctccccaggcccctgctctaactcactagatcctgctttccctaccagagccggggatagaaccaaCTAGgtttccctctcctcccagagtCAGGGATAGAACCAAGGCATCCTGATTTCCTGTCCTATGCTCCTCGCTGTTTCTCTTTGGGTTTGGTTGTGGTAAAAACCCACTTACATTTTGAATGTGAACCTGCCGCTCTggtcatgggggtgggggacgaGAAGGGCCTCCGAAGCcttgcagagctgggggtggttggaaaacagctggcTCAGAAGGGATGGAGGATGGGATCTGGGGCCTTTCCTCTCTGCAGAAGGGGCCTTCATGGAAGAGACGCTCGCTGGGTCTTTCGGTAAACCCCTCTGAGTTAAGCTGGAGCAACAGTCCCTGGGCTCCCGCGCATTAATTTAGAAGCATCTCTGCAATTGTCTCGTGTGTGTCCCCAgctgggaactggtcctgctcccagctggcagAGGATCCAGGGCTCTGTGTTGCCCCCCCAGTCCCAATGATTAGATCTGACACGTCTGCCGACCCCCctggggcctgacgacatgtccTGCAATTATGATGGGATGCAGGGAGGGCCGGCAGAGCCCTGGGCCAGGGGTTCAAGCAGCAGCTCACATGGCGGGGCAGGTGGGGAGGTCAGCAGAGCCCTTGGTGGTGGGAGGCTGTGAACCTAGGGCTGGTGGGGTGGAGCCCCCAAGGTGTGGGGAGATGAGTGGAGGGTTGAGAGCAGAACTCTAGGTTGAGTGAGCGATCCCTGGTCTCcgatctctctcctccaactcctccccctccttctctccccaggaCGAGAGCCACTCGGAGTGGGTATCCTGCGTCCGCTTCTCCCCCAACAGCAGCAACCCCATCATCGTCTCCTGCGGCTGGGACAAGCTGGTGAAGGTGGGTTTGAGACCGCGGTGCGCTGCAGGGGGTCGGGTCCATCTGCTGGCCCGGGGCTGCTTGGAGCGGAGAAGGGCACAGACCATTGATGGGGTCTCGGCCTGAGCTGTTGATCATTTCTCTTCCCGCTCCCAGTGGTGCTGGGTCTGGGACAGGGAGCATCGGCACAGAGACAGCTGGGAATTTCCATTGTCCCACAATTCCTAGGTTGCCCTAGGGCCAGGGGATAGGCTGGGAGCGGATGATCCCTTGGTTGCCTCTGGGTGGTGAAGGGGGCATTTCAGCGCTGGGGACTCGTGTCTTGTCTCTGCAGCTTGTTGTCCTGTCCTTGAGGTGCTGGCGTCCTGCCCTCTGGGTGGCTTGGTCTCCGAAGAAGCAGGCACTCCATTGCTGTGCTGCCAAGTGCCGTAAAAACTTGGATGGGTGGGGAGGTTCCTAAAGTTCCGTACTTTGGGGGTTTGACTGGTTGCCTGCCTGGGAGATGCTGGAGCTCCGACTGGATGATCCGTGGGTTCCTTTTTGGTCTGGAACGTGCTCTGCTGATCACATGACATTCTTCTCCTGCCCCCAGGTGTGGAACTTGGCCAACTGTAAGCTGAAGACCAACCACATCGGGCACACCGGCTACCTGAACACCGTGACAGTCTCCCCCGACGGCTCCCTCTGCGCCTCCGGCGGCAAGGTCCGTCCCCAGCCCGGTTCCAGTGGGGATCCGGGACTGGGAAGCATGGAGGGGGGATGGACGGCAGGACTGGATCGAGGTCCCTCTCCTCTCTGGGTTCTGTCGACCCTGAGGGGTCACTGATCTCGGCTGAGCTACCCCCACCGGGAGGCTGGGGGAcattctctgtctgtctctctctgtctgtgggAGCGGGGCTGAGCCGTGATGAAACCCACTGAGTTTCTGATTGCGTCTGCGTGCGGAAACCCAGAGGCTGTTtctgagctgcccctgcccagctctcCCTGGACTGATAGTGCTTAGATGGCTGCTTCTTTGTGCTCCTCTGTCTGTATCCGCCTGTTATCTCGTGCCTTCTGCTGACGTTATGagcttttgggggcagagggctcccttGTCATTCACAGCAGCATCCTCTGTGCCCGCACAGACAGACACACGCTACTGATCTCTTCACCATGCTGCTGCTACTAAACTCCCCTTTCCTCGCCCTTTGGTCTGATCCATATTCTGAACCCCTCCCTTGACTCCCCGACCAGTATTGGCTCCAACTCCAGTTTCTTGCAACCACTATCAAAGCTCTGTGTGATCAACCACCCTGATCCTGCCTGTTCCCCTGCACCATGGCTTCCAATCTCATTCTACCCTGTCAGAGTCTCACAAAGCCACCGGAGAGCCActctgagcccctgccccagtccacaCGGCCCCACCTCTGCCTAAGGGGATCCGTGTTGGTTTTGAATCTGAGCAGTTTGTTACTCTCCTTCTCCTCATCTCTGAGTCTCTCAGTGCAGGGCCTGTCCTTGGGCATCAGGGAAGTACATAGCAGGCAGTAATAAATACGTTACCCTTTCTCTCAGTGCTGTCCTGCGGCAGGGAGTGCCACAGGTTAAAGGTTTGCTGCCTGACTCCCAAGGTGCATCATTTCCTTGGTACAAGTTGCAGGCTGATGGCTGGttggttgtggggtggggtgagggctcttttTCCGTCTGacgctctctcttcccccaggaCGGCCAGGCCATGCTGTGGGACCTGAACGAGGGCAAGCACCTGTACACGCTGGACGGCGGTGACATCATCAACGCCCTGTGCTTCAGCCCCAACCGCTACTGGCTCTGTGCTGCCACCGGGCCCAGCATCAAGATCTGGGTGAGCGGGTGCCCTCTGCTGGTGGGGGTGGGCCTTTCAGGGGACTTCACCCCCCCTCTGTGCTCCCTTTATACCGAGTGCACAGCCTGGGGTGTCTAGGGGCCTCTCCCTGGGAATTCCCTATCTCTGTGTCTCCTTTCCGTAGGACACAGGGATTCCTTCTCTGTCTCCTTTCTATAGGGACTAGGGACTGGGGGTGTTTAGAGGACACACCTCTGGGAGGCGTGTCTGCTGTGCTAGCTTTATAAAGGGAACAGAGCTTATGCTTTTCTATAGGGCATACCCAGAGAGTTGCCTTCCTTGCTGGTTTCTATAGGGGACCTGGCCTGGGGTTTCCATGAGGGGACACCCTTAGGGGTCACTTCTGCCCCAGGATATAGATCTTGGGTTTTCCCATAGAGGAGACACCTCCACCGTAGTGATCTCTGGGCCCTGCCGGATCTGCAGTCCCCCACAGGCAGTGGGATATGGGGCGGGGCCGTGCTCTGGTATCTGTGGGTGTGGAGCCGCCAGGAGATGTGGGGTGAGGACATGCTGTGGGTCTGGAGCCCCCCAGGGGCTGTGAGGGCCAACGGGCCATGCTGTGATGAAACATCATGCCATCTGACTGCATCTCCATGCTGAAAACCAGAGGCTGTTTCTGAGCCAGCCCCCAGCACCCGCCCTGGCGTGGGCACAGCTGGAAAGGGGGGGTCCATGACCCTCCTGGGGCGTGGGGGTCCTTTCTCTgaccttttcccctctccccccgcaggACCTGGAGGGGAAGATCATCGTGGACGAGCTAAAGCAGGAGGTGATCAGCACCAGCAGCAAAGCCGAGCCGCCCCAGTGCACCTCGCTGGCCTGGTCTGCGGACGGACAGGTAATGGGGGAATGGGCCCTTTAACATCCCGCctccctttggggggggggagggggggactcaACGCCAGGGCAGAATCTTAAAGGGCCAGGGCCAATATTTCAGTGGGGGCAGAGGTGCCCTGTGCAACCTCACCACTGGCCCCAGGGGGCAGAGGCTGCCAAGGGACCTGCTCTCGGCTCAGCCTATGGGAAGGTGATCCCGTTCTCACACCCCGTGGGAGGGCAGATGTGCCCATGAGCACCCGAGCCCCTACTTGCACTGACAACAGCCCTGATACCTCCCAGGGCCTGGCCTTCATCCTCCTCCCTGACAGGAGACCTGAGCCCTCTCTGCCTCTGTCCCTGCCACCAGCCCCCATCCAGCATggagcccagcctccagccctcTCCTAGCAAGAGATTCAGCTCCTCCAACATCACCTCTTTCTTGTCTCCACCTgcctccctaccctccagcactgCTGCTCCTCCCCGGGCAAGAGACCTGACCCCTTGCCTtcagcccccttcccacaagattcaacccctcccagcctccaTACCCACCAGCATCCTGgctctccccagagccccatccccCCCGTGTCGCTGATCTACTGTGGCCCGGccctttctccctgccccctAGCATACCCTCTCACCATTTTCCCAGCTGGGCACTGGCATCAGATGAGGGAGCTCAGCCTGGCTGTTCTCCTGGGGGCTGATCTGTCCCCAGGCCTGCTGTAGCTACCCCGTTACTGACATGtctttttttctcctccccaGACCCTGTTTGCTGGGTACACAGATAATCTGGTCCGCGTCTGGCAGGTCACCATCGGGACCAGATGAGAGCCGCCCACAGGACCCAGCCTGcctttgtgtaaaaaaaaaatcaataaaaagtaCATTTTGGAGGTTGGGGATTGTTTGGGTGTCATCTTTGCCATACGGGGCCTGTGTGCGAGAGCTGGAACTTCCGAGGAAGCCTGgccctgggttcaagtccctggggTCCAATCCTTGCTCTGCCAGAGATCTTGAGCAAGTCCCGTAGGCCCGGATTTGTAAAGGTGTTTCGCCTG
The Mauremys reevesii isolate NIE-2019 linkage group 15, ASM1616193v1, whole genome shotgun sequence DNA segment above includes these coding regions:
- the RACK1 gene encoding receptor of activated protein C kinase 1; the encoded protein is MTEQMTLRGTLKGHNGWVTQIATTPQFPDMILSASRDKTIIMWKLTRDETNYGIPQRALRGHSHFVSDVVISSDGQFALSGSWDGTLRLWDLTTGTTTRRFVGHTKDVLSVAFSSDNRQIVSGSRDKTIKLWNTLGVCKYTVQDESHSEWVSCVRFSPNSSNPIIVSCGWDKLVKVWNLANCKLKTNHIGHTGYLNTVTVSPDGSLCASGGKDGQAMLWDLNEGKHLYTLDGGDIINALCFSPNRYWLCAATGPSIKIWDLEGKIIVDELKQEVISTSSKAEPPQCTSLAWSADGQTLFAGYTDNLVRVWQVTIGTR